The following proteins come from a genomic window of Campylobacter concisus:
- a CDS encoding 7-carboxy-7-deazaguanine synthase QueE: MSKELELVEAFLSIQGEGAHQGRLAIFLRFLGCNLNCSGFGVQTKSLKTGESLLGCDSIRAVFKGHFNYKIYSVDEILGLVDNLCKGLMQKPIIVLTGGEPLIWHENENFINLVKKLLEDYEVHFETNGTILINFAKYEIYKKCHFALGVKLANSGVNEQKRINLDAILAIKNNARSSFLKFVLSHFDKSELDEIINIKSQVDLPVWCMAIGANKAELNENALKTAEFAIKHGFNYSERIHIRLWSDKEGV; encoded by the coding sequence ATGAGCAAAGAGCTAGAGCTAGTTGAGGCGTTTTTAAGTATCCAAGGCGAGGGGGCTCACCAAGGCAGACTCGCTATATTTTTACGATTTTTAGGCTGCAACTTAAACTGCTCTGGCTTTGGCGTGCAAACAAAGTCTTTAAAAACCGGCGAAAGCTTACTAGGATGCGATAGTATAAGGGCTGTTTTTAAAGGGCATTTTAATTATAAAATTTACAGTGTAGATGAAATTTTAGGCCTAGTTGATAACCTATGCAAAGGCTTAATGCAAAAGCCTATTATTGTTTTAACCGGTGGCGAGCCGCTCATCTGGCATGAAAATGAAAATTTTATAAATTTGGTAAAGAAATTGCTTGAAGATTATGAAGTGCATTTTGAGACGAACGGCACTATCTTAATTAATTTTGCTAAATATGAAATTTATAAAAAATGCCATTTTGCACTTGGAGTAAAGCTAGCAAATAGCGGAGTTAATGAACAAAAACGCATAAATTTAGACGCTATTTTGGCTATTAAAAATAATGCAAGAAGTAGCTTTTTAAAATTTGTCCTCTCGCACTTTGATAAAAGCGAGTTGGACGAGATTATAAATATAAAAAGTCAAGTTGATTTGCCAGTTTGGTGTATGGCAATAGGGGCGAATAAAGCTGAGCTAAACGAAAATGCTTTAAAAACAGCAGAATTTGCCATAAAGCATGGATTTAACTACTCAGAGCGTATCCACATCAGGCTTTGGAGCGATAAAGAAGGTGTTTGA
- a CDS encoding 6-pyruvoyl trahydropterin synthase family protein has product MIIRKLFRFENAHIVRFCSSKRCRTSIHGHSYVAEILLSSNFLDNAGMVYDFGLMKQNIKTIIDSFDHATTIFSGDNDEYKNDLKKHSARWIEIPLNPSAEQFCRIFFVMIERLLELSVMNNGEREVKLHSIIVHETDTGYAQCFKEDAVNAQMGEVRLDDIKFSDAIIEEWEDKNLFKNMKNRLKIEIPKDV; this is encoded by the coding sequence ATGATTATTAGAAAGCTTTTTAGATTTGAAAATGCACATATTGTGAGATTTTGCAGCTCAAAGCGTTGTAGGACTAGCATCCACGGGCATAGCTATGTGGCAGAAATTTTACTTAGCTCAAATTTTCTTGATAATGCTGGCATGGTCTATGATTTTGGCTTAATGAAGCAAAACATAAAAACGATCATTGATAGTTTTGATCACGCTACAACAATATTTTCAGGCGATAATGATGAGTATAAAAACGATCTAAAAAAGCACTCGGCAAGATGGATTGAGATCCCGCTAAATCCAAGTGCAGAACAGTTTTGCCGTATATTTTTTGTTATGATAGAGCGGCTGCTTGAGCTTAGCGTAATGAACAACGGTGAGCGTGAAGTGAAGCTTCATAGCATTATCGTGCATGAGACTGATACTGGCTATGCACAGTGCTTTAAAGAGGACGCCGTAAATGCGCAAATGGGCGAGGTAAGGCTAGATGACATCAAATTTTCAGATGCTATCATAGAAGAGTGGGAAGATAAAAATTTATTCAAGAATATGAAAAATAGGTTAAAAATAGAAATTCCAAAGGACGTTTGA
- a CDS encoding 16S rRNA (uracil(1498)-N(3))-methyltransferase produces the protein MKFLYDKNAGNESLKIVNEAFLHLKARRMQAGERISVRNLRDFKEYIYEIDEIDRRSASLSLVFASSNGEQKFDFTIAWAIVDPKTIEKTLPFLNELGVGKIAFVYTKFSQANFKIDIERLNYINALSCEQCGRTSLMEFEIYKNLDELMSIYKNVSAINFGGKGLNEKKDDELLIIGPEGGFSEDETAKFKNSYCLNTKNILRSQTAVISVVAKFLA, from the coding sequence ATGAAATTTTTATATGATAAAAATGCAGGTAATGAAAGCTTAAAGATAGTAAATGAAGCTTTTTTGCACCTAAAAGCTAGAAGAATGCAAGCTGGTGAGCGAATAAGCGTTAGAAATTTACGAGATTTTAAAGAGTATATTTATGAAATTGATGAGATTGATAGGCGAAGTGCGAGCTTAAGTCTTGTCTTTGCCAGCTCAAATGGAGAGCAAAAATTCGACTTTACGATCGCTTGGGCTATCGTCGATCCAAAGACGATCGAAAAGACATTACCATTTTTAAACGAACTTGGTGTTGGTAAAATAGCTTTTGTCTATACTAAATTTTCTCAAGCAAATTTTAAGATAGATATTGAAAGGCTAAACTACATAAATGCTCTCTCTTGCGAGCAGTGCGGACGAACTTCATTAATGGAGTTTGAAATTTATAAAAATTTAGACGAACTAATGAGCATTTATAAAAATGTCTCAGCTATAAATTTTGGTGGTAAAGGCTTAAATGAGAAAAAAGATGATGAGCTTTTAATAATTGGTCCAGAGGGTGGATTTAGCGAGGATGAGACGGCTAAATTTAAAAATAGCTACTGCCTAAATACTAAAAATATTTTAAGATCACAGACTGCGGTTATCTCAGTAGTGGCAAAATTCCTAGCTTAA
- the rpmE gene encoding 50S ribosomal protein L31: protein MKKDIHPEYVDCTVTCACGNTFKTKSNKSEIRIDICDKCHPFFTGSEKIVDSAGRVEKFKKKYAQK from the coding sequence ATGAAAAAAGATATCCATCCAGAATACGTAGATTGCACTGTAACTTGTGCTTGCGGAAACACTTTTAAAACAAAGTCAAACAAAAGCGAGATCAGAATTGATATTTGCGACAAGTGCCACCCATTTTTCACAGGCAGCGAAAAGATAGTTGACAGTGCTGGCCGTGTTGAGAAATTTAAGAAAAAATACGCTCAAAAATAA
- the rsmI gene encoding 16S rRNA (cytidine(1402)-2'-O)-methyltransferase gives MLYFIPTPIGNLEDISLRAIKILRECEIAICEDTRVCKSLINLLNERFDASINISKFIPLHTHNEDDFFTNLSDDFFSRNVAYMSDAGMPGISDPGVSLVRYAQKNDIKYEILSGANAALLSVVASGLCDKEFVFLGFLPNTGRDRSLAIQNALNLAYPAVIYESPKRILSLVQSIANLEPEREIFAIKEATKKFETKFKDRAKNLVQILEKANLSGEWAVVISKSDKTATQNITKDEILSLDLAPKVKAKLLNKITGEDVKKIYDELTKA, from the coding sequence TTGCTCTACTTTATTCCTACTCCAATAGGAAATTTAGAAGATATCTCGCTTCGTGCGATCAAAATTTTGCGTGAATGCGAGATAGCTATTTGCGAAGATACAAGAGTCTGCAAAAGTCTTATAAACCTGCTAAATGAGCGTTTTGACGCAAGTATAAATATCTCAAAATTTATTCCACTTCACACCCATAACGAAGATGACTTTTTCACAAATTTAAGTGATGATTTTTTTAGCAGAAATGTAGCCTACATGAGCGATGCTGGTATGCCAGGTATCAGTGATCCAGGCGTTAGCCTAGTAAGATACGCTCAAAAAAATGATATCAAATACGAAATTTTAAGCGGAGCAAACGCCGCACTTCTAAGCGTGGTCGCAAGCGGGCTTTGTGATAAGGAATTTGTCTTTTTAGGCTTTTTGCCAAATACTGGCAGAGATAGGTCTTTGGCTATACAAAATGCTTTAAATTTAGCCTATCCAGCCGTGATCTATGAAAGCCCAAAACGTATATTAAGCTTGGTGCAAAGCATCGCAAATTTAGAACCTGAGAGAGAAATTTTTGCTATAAAAGAGGCCACCAAAAAATTTGAGACTAAATTTAAGGATAGAGCCAAAAATTTAGTCCAAATTTTAGAAAAAGCAAATTTAAGTGGAGAGTGGGCAGTCGTCATCTCAAAAAGTGACAAAACAGCCACTCAAAATATCACAAAAGATGAGATACTTTCGCTTGATCTTGCTCCAAAAGTAAAAGCAAAATTGCTTAATAAAATAACTGGAGAAGATGTAAAAAAGATATATGATGAGCTTACGAAAGCTTAA
- the rlmB gene encoding 23S rRNA (guanosine(2251)-2'-O)-methyltransferase RlmB, which translates to MIIYGKQLFLHILNKRPQILEEIYLSKECDKKLFSKICGTGKKIIRVDNQKAQSLARGGNHQGFLANVSEFEFSDIAELKKLNFIAILYGISDVGNIGAIARSAYALGCEGLVIVAKSINMQGVLRSSSGAAYEIPIAIFEDGLSLLNELKQFGFKIYATASNGKNVKEMKFAGKRALVMGSEGEGIPQKALAKCDECIGIKLKEGWDSLNVSAAFAIICDRMIDE; encoded by the coding sequence ATGATAATATACGGAAAACAACTATTTTTACATATTTTGAACAAGCGACCGCAGATATTAGAAGAGATATATCTCTCAAAAGAGTGTGACAAAAAACTATTCTCTAAAATTTGCGGTACAGGCAAAAAAATTATTCGAGTGGATAATCAAAAAGCACAGTCTTTAGCTCGCGGTGGAAACCATCAAGGTTTTTTAGCGAATGTTAGTGAGTTTGAATTTTCAGACATTGCTGAGCTTAAAAAGCTAAATTTTATCGCCATTCTTTACGGCATAAGCGATGTTGGCAATATCGGTGCTATCGCTAGAAGTGCTTATGCTCTAGGCTGCGAAGGTCTTGTAATAGTGGCAAAAAGCATAAATATGCAAGGCGTTTTAAGATCAAGTAGTGGCGCTGCTTATGAGATACCAATAGCGATTTTTGAAGACGGGCTTAGTTTGCTAAATGAACTAAAGCAATTTGGTTTTAAAATTTATGCAACGGCAAGTAATGGCAAAAACGTAAAAGAGATGAAGTTTGCCGGTAAGAGAGCTTTGGTGATGGGCTCAGAGGGCGAAGGCATACCGCAAAAGGCTCTAGCGAAGTGTGATGAGTGTATTGGTATAAAGTTAAAAGAGGGCTGGGACTCCTTAAATGTAAGTGCAGCTTTTGCAATAATTTGTGACAGGATGATAGATGAATGA
- a CDS encoding phosphatidylglycerophosphate synthase, translating into MNELENLKEIGIKEISRKTHIEPTFLQYIFDKNFEKLSRLNIRGYAKILQREYDVDLSELLAEYDAFMQENTPDESHKTKVTPKISSYTPKDITIQKQSGSGGIGFLFWLIILAIIAGGAYHFDAYKYIENFLSFLNDENKSVSYSQSSIVNEVKKNIIDTNITISQNSPKIEANISSVKILAPVEQNVTTSPANMEQNAAKPSMAAQPAPKIEQNITKPLNEAVITPKQRVWIGIINLENGQKVSNDTSKSININLDQRQLVVCGNGNIELKIGDKVTKYNPSRPARFLVENGEMKFVSYDEFVELNKGKSW; encoded by the coding sequence ATGAATGAATTAGAGAATTTAAAAGAGATAGGCATAAAGGAAATTTCACGTAAAACGCATATTGAGCCTACATTTTTACAATATATTTTTGATAAAAATTTTGAAAAATTATCACGTTTAAACATTAGAGGTTATGCCAAAATTTTACAACGTGAATATGATGTTGATTTGAGCGAATTGCTCGCTGAATACGATGCCTTTATGCAAGAAAACACCCCTGATGAGAGTCACAAAACTAAAGTTACTCCAAAAATTTCTTCTTATACTCCAAAAGATATTACCATACAAAAACAAAGCGGTAGTGGCGGCATTGGATTTTTATTTTGGCTCATCATTTTAGCTATTATCGCTGGTGGGGCATATCATTTTGATGCTTACAAATATATCGAGAATTTTTTATCGTTTTTAAATGATGAGAATAAAAGCGTGAGCTATTCTCAGTCAAGCATAGTAAATGAGGTGAAGAAAAATATCATCGATACAAATATCACCATCTCTCAAAATAGCCCTAAAATAGAAGCAAACATATCAAGCGTAAAAATTTTAGCTCCAGTTGAGCAAAATGTGACAACAAGTCCTGCGAACATGGAACAAAATGCTGCGAAGCCAAGCATGGCAGCTCAGCCAGCTCCTAAGATAGAGCAAAACATTACAAAGCCACTAAATGAGGCGGTCATTACACCAAAACAACGTGTCTGGATAGGGATAATTAATCTTGAAAATGGTCAAAAAGTATCAAACGACACAAGTAAAAGCATAAATATAAATTTAGACCAAAGACAGCTTGTGGTTTGTGGAAATGGCAACATTGAGCTAAAGATCGGCGATAAGGTGACAAAATATAATCCAAGCCGTCCAGCTAGATTTTTAGTAGAAAATGGAGAGATGAAATTTGTGAGCTATGATGAGTTTGTAGAACTTAACAAGGGTAAATCTTGGTAA
- a CDS encoding LL-diaminopimelate aminotransferase codes for MFDEIRFNTIERLPNYVFAEVNAIKMAARRAGEDIIDFSMGNPEGRTPQHIVDKLCESAQKDKTHGYSASAGIYKLRLAICNWYKRKYGVNLDPETEAVATMGSKEGFVHLAQAIINPGDVAIVPDPAYSIHTQAFLFAGGSVAKMPLHYNDKFELDENKFFENLIQTIHASSPKPKYVVVNFPHNPTTVTVQKSFYERLVSVAKQERFYIISDIAYADLTFDGYKTPSIFEVEGAKDVAVECYTLSKSYNMAGWRVGFMCGNKRLCAALKKIKSWVDYGMFTPIQVSATVALDGDQSCVEEIRQIYEKRRDVMIEAFAQAGWELKKPNASMFIWAKLPPKVSHLGSLEFSKQLLTKASVAVSPGIGFGEGGNDYVRLALIENENRIRQAARNIKKYLKEFE; via the coding sequence GTGTTTGATGAGATAAGATTTAATACAATTGAGCGTTTGCCAAACTACGTTTTTGCCGAAGTAAATGCTATAAAAATGGCAGCACGCAGAGCTGGCGAGGACATCATCGACTTTTCTATGGGCAACCCAGAGGGCAGAACACCGCAACATATCGTCGATAAACTATGCGAAAGCGCGCAAAAAGACAAGACTCACGGCTACTCAGCCAGCGCTGGAATTTACAAGCTCCGCCTTGCCATTTGCAACTGGTATAAGCGCAAATACGGCGTAAATTTAGACCCAGAAACTGAAGCAGTTGCCACCATGGGTAGCAAAGAAGGTTTTGTGCATCTTGCTCAAGCCATAATAAACCCAGGCGACGTGGCTATCGTGCCTGATCCTGCATATTCGATACACACGCAGGCCTTTTTATTTGCTGGCGGAAGTGTCGCAAAGATGCCACTTCACTACAACGATAAATTTGAGCTAGATGAGAATAAATTTTTTGAAAATTTGATCCAGACGATACATGCAAGCTCGCCAAAGCCAAAATATGTGGTTGTAAATTTCCCTCACAATCCAACGACCGTGACCGTGCAAAAGAGCTTTTACGAGCGCCTTGTAAGCGTTGCAAAGCAAGAGAGATTTTACATCATCTCAGATATCGCCTACGCAGATCTTACATTTGATGGCTACAAAACGCCAAGCATTTTTGAAGTAGAAGGCGCAAAAGACGTCGCAGTCGAGTGCTACACCCTTTCAAAAAGCTATAACATGGCAGGCTGGAGAGTTGGCTTTATGTGCGGAAACAAGAGACTTTGCGCCGCACTTAAAAAGATAAAATCATGGGTTGACTACGGCATGTTTACGCCGATACAAGTCTCTGCCACAGTCGCGCTTGACGGCGATCAAAGCTGCGTTGAAGAGATACGCCAAATTTATGAAAAAAGAAGAGATGTGATGATAGAGGCCTTTGCTCAGGCTGGTTGGGAGCTTAAAAAGCCAAATGCTAGCATGTTTATCTGGGCGAAACTTCCACCAAAGGTTAGCCACTTAGGCAGCCTTGAGTTTTCAAAGCAGCTTCTTACAAAAGCCTCTGTCGCCGTTAGTCCGGGCATTGGTTTTGGCGAGGGCGGAAACGACTATGTGCGCTTAGCTCTTATCGAAAACGAAAATAGGATAAGGCAAGCAGCAAGAAATATAAAAAAATATTTGAAAGAATTTGAATGA
- a CDS encoding homoserine dehydrogenase, with translation MNVAILGVGTVGEAVARILLKNKKLIAARSGEEIVPVIGVVRNLNKKRDAGIPLTDDINSVINRDDIDVFVELMGGVEEPFRVVSEILKRKKAVVTANKALLAYHRYALQNLAKNTPFGFEASVAGGVPIIRALREGLSANHIVSINGILNGTSNFILTSMMDEGSNFKDALKKAQELGYAEADPTFDVGGFDTAHKLLILASIAYGVHGDPEDILIEGIQGITPEDIFFAKDFEYSIKLLAIAKKSEGKIELRVHPALVPQNKMIAKASGVTNAISVVGEVVGETMYYGPGAGGDATASAVISDLIDIARDSKSPMLGYKAPFELNTLELLDRDRIKTKYYFRLKVEDKMGVLAKITNLMSENNLSIDSILQKPKDESEFAVLFFTTHTSLEADVRRTIEILKEQEYIKEEPFMMRIEE, from the coding sequence ATGAATGTAGCGATATTAGGCGTTGGAACCGTTGGCGAGGCAGTTGCTAGAATTTTACTAAAAAACAAAAAGCTAATCGCAGCAAGAAGTGGCGAGGAGATAGTGCCAGTCATCGGAGTGGTCAGAAATTTAAATAAAAAAAGAGATGCTGGCATCCCTTTGACTGACGATATAAATAGCGTTATAAATCGCGATGATATCGACGTTTTTGTCGAACTTATGGGTGGTGTGGAAGAGCCTTTTAGGGTTGTGAGTGAAATTTTAAAGCGAAAAAAAGCAGTCGTGACCGCAAACAAAGCACTTCTGGCCTATCACAGATATGCTTTGCAAAATTTAGCCAAAAACACGCCATTTGGTTTTGAAGCAAGCGTGGCTGGTGGCGTACCGATCATTAGAGCCTTAAGGGAAGGCTTAAGCGCAAACCATATCGTTAGTATAAATGGCATACTAAACGGAACTAGTAACTTTATCCTAACCTCAATGATGGACGAGGGTTCAAATTTTAAAGACGCACTTAAAAAGGCGCAAGAGCTTGGGTATGCCGAGGCTGATCCAACATTTGATGTGGGTGGCTTTGATACGGCTCATAAGCTTCTTATACTGGCAAGCATCGCATACGGTGTACATGGCGATCCAGAGGATATCTTGATCGAAGGGATACAAGGTATTACACCAGAAGATATTTTTTTCGCAAAAGATTTCGAATACTCAATAAAACTTCTGGCCATCGCCAAAAAAAGCGAGGGTAAAATCGAACTACGCGTACATCCAGCGCTTGTGCCACAAAATAAAATGATAGCAAAGGCAAGTGGCGTAACAAATGCGATCAGTGTCGTTGGCGAGGTCGTTGGCGAGACGATGTACTATGGACCTGGAGCTGGTGGCGATGCAACGGCAAGCGCGGTGATCAGCGATCTTATCGACATCGCAAGAGATAGCAAATCGCCAATGCTAGGATATAAAGCACCTTTTGAATTAAATACGCTTGAGCTACTTGACCGCGATAGGATAAAGACAAAGTATTACTTTAGATTAAAAGTCGAAGATAAAATGGGTGTGCTAGCAAAGATCACAAATTTAATGAGCGAAAATAACTTATCGATCGATAGCATACTTCAAAAACCAAAAGATGAGAGCGAATTTGCGGTATTGTTCTTTACGACACATACGAGTCTTGAGGCTGATGTAAGAAGGACAATTGAAATTTTAAAAGAGCAAGAGTATATAAAAGAAGAGCCATTTATGATGAGGATCGAGGAGTAG
- a CDS encoding YraN family protein, whose translation MGLKEYLFGKSSEDRACKFLQKLGFVILERNFHSKFGEIDIIALSSDKILHFIEVKATSKEYEAEYRLNQAKYMKILKTINFYMMKNEPNRDFQLDLLVIKNKNFEFIENISL comes from the coding sequence TTGGGGTTAAAAGAGTATCTCTTTGGCAAAAGCTCGGAAGATAGGGCGTGTAAATTTTTACAAAAGCTTGGTTTTGTCATTTTAGAGAGAAATTTTCACTCTAAATTTGGTGAGATAGACATCATTGCTCTAAGCAGTGATAAAATTTTACACTTTATAGAGGTAAAAGCGACTAGTAAAGAGTATGAGGCGGAGTATAGGCTAAATCAAGCAAAATACATGAAAATTTTAAAAACTATAAATTTTTATATGATGAAAAATGAGCCAAACAGAGATTTTCAGCTTGATCTGCTAGTTATAAAAAATAAAAATTTCGAGTTTATAGAAAATATTAGTTTATAA
- the trxA gene encoding thioredoxin, with translation MGKYIELTKENFDVTKEGVALVDFWAPWCGPCRMLAPVIEELAEDFDGKAKICKVNTDEVQDLAVEFGIRSIPTLLFFKNGELVEQMVGAQSKQALADKLNSLL, from the coding sequence ATGGGAAAATACATCGAACTTACAAAAGAGAATTTTGATGTTACAAAAGAAGGCGTTGCTTTAGTAGACTTTTGGGCTCCATGGTGCGGACCTTGCCGTATGCTAGCTCCAGTGATCGAAGAGCTTGCTGAAGACTTTGATGGCAAAGCAAAAATTTGCAAGGTAAATACTGACGAAGTGCAAGATCTTGCAGTTGAGTTTGGCATCAGATCGATCCCAACATTGCTATTTTTCAAAAATGGCGAGCTAGTTGAGCAAATGGTCGGTGCACAGTCAAAACAAGCCTTAGCTGACAAACTAAATTCGCTTCTTTAA
- a CDS encoding NAD(P)/FAD-dependent oxidoreductase produces MLDLAIIGGGPAGLSAGLYATRGGLKNVVMFEKGEPGGQITSSSEIENYPGQKAPGESGFDFMSTWWKQCSAFGLVHKWANVVGVRKNSDGSFEILLEGGKSEQAKAVIVATGSTPRRAGFKGEDEFFGKGVSTCATCDGFFYKNKEVAVLGGGDTAVEEALYLANICSKVYLIHRREEFRAAPTTVEKARKNEKIEFITSATIKEALGDKMGLTKIVLDTKNGERVLDVPGIFTFVGLNVNNEILKDENGKFICDMADGGQVKTNLKMQTSLNGLFVAGDIREDAPKQVIVAAGDGAVAALSAMSYIESLH; encoded by the coding sequence ATGCTTGATTTAGCGATCATCGGAGGCGGTCCAGCAGGACTAAGCGCCGGACTTTACGCCACTAGAGGTGGACTAAAAAATGTTGTAATGTTTGAAAAAGGCGAGCCTGGCGGTCAGATCACCTCTAGCTCAGAGATAGAAAACTACCCAGGCCAAAAAGCCCCTGGCGAGAGCGGTTTTGACTTTATGAGCACTTGGTGGAAGCAGTGTAGTGCATTTGGACTAGTTCATAAGTGGGCAAACGTCGTTGGTGTTAGAAAAAACAGCGACGGTAGCTTTGAAATTTTACTTGAGGGCGGTAAGAGCGAGCAGGCAAAGGCTGTCATCGTAGCAACTGGCTCAACTCCAAGACGTGCTGGCTTTAAGGGCGAGGATGAGTTCTTTGGCAAAGGTGTTAGCACATGCGCAACATGCGATGGATTTTTTTACAAAAATAAAGAGGTAGCTGTTCTTGGCGGTGGCGACACAGCCGTTGAAGAGGCACTTTACCTAGCGAATATCTGCTCAAAAGTCTATCTAATCCATAGACGTGAAGAGTTTAGAGCGGCACCAACTACGGTTGAAAAAGCTAGAAAAAATGAAAAGATCGAGTTCATAACAAGTGCGACGATAAAAGAGGCACTTGGCGATAAAATGGGCCTAACAAAGATAGTGCTTGATACCAAAAATGGAGAGCGCGTGCTTGATGTGCCAGGAATTTTTACCTTTGTCGGACTAAATGTAAATAACGAAATTTTAAAAGATGAAAATGGCAAATTTATCTGCGATATGGCTGATGGCGGACAGGTTAAGACAAATCTTAAGATGCAAACTAGTCTAAATGGACTCTTTGTAGCAGGTGACATTAGAGAGGATGCTCCAAAGCAAGTCATCGTAGCCGCAGGTGATGGCGCGGTAGCTGCACTAAGCGCTATGAGCTACATAGAAAGCTTGCATTAA
- the dapB gene encoding 4-hydroxy-tetrahydrodipicolinate reductase has product MVEIGLYGASGKMAQSIISCLKDEKDATLSIAFSQKNQVENLSNELLTNDFAKFFEACDVIIDFSQKEATVALLNYARTNPKPLVIGTTGLNDEDKNLLHLASGTMPILYATNMSLGVAVLNRLARIASKTLREFDIEIVEQHHRHKKDAPSGTAMTLAGCVAEARDLNLKDVLVTGRAGMVGERSKDEIAVMALRGGDVVGRHTVGFYNDGEFIELNHTATSRATFSKGAIRAAIWLKDQNSGLYSIDDSLGLND; this is encoded by the coding sequence TTGGTAGAAATAGGCCTTTATGGTGCTAGTGGAAAGATGGCTCAAAGTATCATTTCTTGTTTAAAAGATGAAAAAGATGCCACTTTAAGCATCGCTTTTAGCCAAAAAAATCAGGTTGAAAATTTAAGTAACGAACTTTTGACAAATGACTTTGCTAAATTTTTTGAAGCATGCGATGTGATAATCGACTTTAGCCAAAAAGAGGCTACAGTAGCATTGCTAAACTACGCTAGAACCAATCCAAAACCACTAGTTATCGGTACGACGGGACTAAATGACGAAGATAAAAATTTACTCCACCTAGCATCTGGAACTATGCCTATTCTTTACGCAACAAATATGAGTTTGGGCGTAGCTGTACTAAACCGCCTTGCAAGGATCGCTTCAAAAACATTAAGAGAATTTGACATAGAGATAGTAGAGCAACACCATAGGCACAAAAAGGACGCTCCAAGCGGCACTGCGATGACCTTGGCTGGCTGCGTGGCTGAGGCTAGGGATCTAAATTTAAAAGATGTTTTAGTCACTGGTAGAGCTGGCATGGTGGGCGAAAGAAGCAAGGACGAGATCGCAGTTATGGCACTTCGTGGTGGAGATGTGGTCGGTCGCCACACGGTTGGCTTTTATAATGACGGCGAGTTTATCGAGCTAAATCACACTGCAACGAGTAGGGCAACCTTTTCAAAAGGTGCGATCAGGGCTGCCATTTGGTTAAAAGATCAAAATAGTGGCCTTTACTCGATAGACGATAGTTTAGGGCTTAATGATTAA
- a CDS encoding DUF2314 domain-containing protein, whose translation MIKFELDDVESYKLEFGDKFYLPEREKRQNLRTGDIVKLIFRFEDDEFAQVERMWVVVSETNNGKFTGILDNEPFTKGCLNAGDEIKFNYKNVLEIYKDDEN comes from the coding sequence ATGATTAAATTTGAGCTTGATGATGTAGAGAGCTATAAGCTAGAATTTGGTGATAAATTCTATCTGCCTGAGCGTGAAAAGCGTCAAAATTTAAGAACTGGCGATATAGTAAAGCTTATATTTAGATTTGAAGATGATGAGTTTGCTCAGGTTGAGCGTATGTGGGTGGTCGTTAGCGAGACAAATAACGGCAAATTTACCGGCATTTTAGACAATGAGCCATTTACAAAAGGCTGTTTAAATGCTGGCGATGAGATCAAGTTTAACTACAAAAATGTTCTTGAAATTTACAAAGATGATGAAAACTAA